Part of the Sphingomonas sp. Leaf357 genome, GGTCGATCGCCCCGCGCGCCTGTTCGGTGCCGAGACCCTTGGCCTGCAACTGCTCCATCGTCGCCGCCACGCCGTTCATCGACGGCACCATGTCGGATCGGCTGACGCGACTGGCATTGTCCCACGCGGTGGTGGCGGTCGCCGTGCCGATCGCGCCGCACAGGGTGCGAACGAAGCTCATGATGCCCGCCGCCGAGGTCGTTTCGCTCGGCTTCACCGACGACAGCGCTAGCGCGGTGAGGCCGACGAAGAAGAACGGCATGCCGATCCCCTGCAGCAATTGCGGCAATGCGAGATGGAAGAAGTCCGAATCTGTGCTCCACCCGGCGCGCAACAGCGACATCACGCCGAGCCACAGGATTCCCCCGCACACCGTGATGCGCAGATCGACCTTGCCGACCAGCCGCGCCGCGACCGGCGACATGGCGACGGCGAACACTCCGACGAACGCAGTCGTATACCCCGCTTCGGTGGCGGTGTAGCCGACCACCTGTTGCAGCCATAACGGCGTCAGCACGACCGAAGCGAAGAACGCGCCGAACCCGAGCGCGATGGCGATCGTGCCCGCGGTGAAGCCGCGGTGCCGGAACACCTTGATATCGACGATCGGGTTTTTCTCGCCCAATTCCCAGATGATGAACGCCGGCAAACCGATCGCCGCGATGATCGCCATGGCGACGACGAACGGGGAGGAGAACCAGTCATGCTCGCGCCCCGTGTCCAGCATCAGCTGGAACGCGCCGACCCAGATCACCATCAGCACCAGCCCGATCACGTCGATCCCGACCTTGGCGGTCTTCGTCTCGAACGGAGCGACCATGCGGCTGACGGCGAAGATGCAGAAGCAGACGACCGGAATGTTGATGAAGAAGATCCACGGCCAAGTCCAATTGTCGCTGATCATGCCGCCGAGGATAGGCCCGGCGATCGGCGCGCACACCGTCGTCATCGCCCATAGCCCCATCGCGGCGCCGGCCTTCTCCCGGGGGAATATCCGCAGCAGCAGCATCTGGCTGAGCGGCATCAGCGGCCCGCCCGACAGGCCCTGGCAGATGCGGAAGACCACCAGCATCGGCAGGCTGTTCGACAGGCCGCACAGCATCGAGAATATGCCGAACCCAATCAGCGACATCACGAACCAGCGCACCGTGCCGAAGCGCGCGGCGAGCCAGCCGGTCAGCGGCACGCTGATCGCATCGGCCACCGAGTAGGAGGTGATCACCCACGTCCCCTGCGTCGGCGAGATGGCGAGGCCACCGGCGATATGCGGCACGGAGACGTTGGCGATCGTCGTGTCGAGCACGACGACGAAGTTCGCCAGCGCCAGCGCGATCCCGCCGAGCAGCAGCTTGCCGCCGGTCAGCGGCGTGGGTTCGGAGGCGGCATCGGCCACGTTATTTGCCGCGCGTATCGATGACGGCGTCCATCGTCAGCCCGACGCGCAGGGGATGCGCCTGCAGATCCTTCGGATCGATCGTGATGCGCACCGGCAGGCGCTGCACCACCTTCACCCAGTTGCCGGTCGCGTTCTGCGCCGGGATCAGCGAGAATGCCGCGCCGGTGCCACCGGAAAAGCCAGTGACATGGCCGTGGAACACGACATCGCCGCCATAATAATCGGAGGTGAGTTCGGCCGGCTGGCCGATCCGCACGTCGCGCAACTGGCTCTCCTTGTAATTGGCATCGACATAGGCGGTGGCGATCGGCACGATCGTCATGATCGGCGCGCCGGCGGCGATGCGCTGGCCCACCTGCACCTGGCGATTGGTGACGATGCCGTCGACCGGCGCGCGGATCACCGTACGTTCGAGGTCGAGCTTGGCCTTGTCGAGCCGCGCGCGCGCCGAGGCCACGTCGGGCGACGTGTCGATCGTCGTGCCGCGCACCAGCGCCTCGCTCGCCGCCGCGTCGTCCCCGGCGGAGTTCTGCGTCGCGATCGCCGACGTGACGCCGGCCTGCGCCAGTTGGCGGGAGGCGAGCGCGCTCTGATAGGCGGCGCGCGCGGTGGTCAGTTCCTCGGCCGAGGCGGCACCGCTGCCGACCAGCTGCTGGCGGCGATCGAGATCGATCTTCGTGCGGGCGAGCATCGCATTGGCATCGGCCAGCTTGGCGCGTGCCTGCGCGATATCCGCGCCGCGCGACGTCACCTTCGAGCGGGCGGACCCGGCGAGCGCCGCGGTCTGGCCGTATTTCTGCTGTGCCTGCAGCAAGGCGGCCTGGGCGGTGGCGAGATCGATCTTCGCATCGGCGGAATCGATCACGACGAGGATGTCGCCCTTCTTCACCGCCTGCGTGCCGCCGACCCGCACTTCGGTGACGGGCCCGGAGACGAGCGAGGTGATCTGCGCCGAATCCGCGCCGACATAGGCATTGTCGGTATGCACGCGGCCGACATCGAACACGAAATACCAGATCGCCCACAAGCAGGCGGCGGCGGCCACGACGATCGCGAGAATCGTCAGCAGCTTCCTGCGCTTGCCGGCGGTGGGCGGCGCGGGATGATCGTCGTTCCGCTGCGTGGTATCCGCTTCGGGCTGCGCATGCGCATCGGCATCGGCCATCACTTCGTCTCCGTATAGGTATAGCCACCGCCGAGCGCGCGGATCAGCGCGACGTCGAGCGCGATGCGGCGCGCTTCGAGATCGGCCACGGCACGCCGGGCGGTGAGTTGGTAATCGTCCGCGGTCAGCACGGTCAGTTGGGTCGAGAGCCCGCCGGTGTAGCGCAAGGCGGCGATGCGGCTGGCATCGGCGGCAGCGGCGAGCGAGGTGCGCTGTTCGGCGAGCCGCCGGTCGAGCGCGCGCTGGCTGGCGACGGCGTCGGCGACCTCGTGCAGCGCGGCGATCAACGTGCGATCGTACGTGGCGACCGCGCCGTCATAATCCGCGCGCGCCTGCACGTAGCGGCCCTCGATGCGACCGCCGTCGAAGATCGGCAGGCTGAAGGCGGGGCCGGCGCTGCCATAGCTCGAATTCCCTTCGAACAGCCGGCCGAGGCCCAAGGATTGCAGGCCGACGATCGCCGACAGGCTGATATTGGGATAAAAGTCCGCCCGCGCGACCTTGATGCGCTTGGCGGCGGCATCGGCCCGCAACCGCGCGGCGACGACGTCCGGGCGGCGGCCGACCAGATCGATCCCGGCCCGGTCCGGCACGCCGATCGCGGCGGCGGAGATCGTCGGGCGTGCGATGCCGAGGCCGCGATCCGGGCCGGCACCGACCAAGGCGGCGATGCGGTTCTTCGTGAGCACGATCGCTTCGTCCAAAGCGGCGATATCGGCGCGGGCGGCGGGCACGCGCGATTCCGCCTGGCGCTGGCTGCCGACCGCATCGACCCCGACATCGACGCGCTGCGTGGTCAGCCTGGCGCTCGCGTCCCGCACGCGCAGCGCCTCGATCGCGACATCACGCTCGGCGTGATATTGCGCCAGTTCGGCATAGGCGGCGGCGATGTTGGTGGACAGCATCAGCCGCGCCTGATCGGCATCGACGCGCGCCGCCTGTGCCTCCGACGTGGCGGCGGCGAGCGCGGCGCGGTTCTTGCCCCACAGATCGAGGTTGAAATTCGCCGTGCCGGTCAAGCGACCGGTGTCCTGAATGCCGTCGGGCACGAATTCCGGCGGGATGCCGAGATTCTTGCTCTGCTTGTTGCCGCCGACCAAGCCATCGGCGGACAGGCTGGGCGACAAGGCCGAACGGCTCTGTCGGGCGAGCGCATCGGCGGCGTCGATCCGGGCGACGGCGGCGGCGACGTCGGGCGACGCCTTGAGCGCTTCCTCGATCAGGGCGTTGAGTTGCGGATCCCCGAACCCGCTCCACCACGCGGCCGCCGGCCAGTCGCGGGTCGCGCCTTGTGTCGGCGCGAGGCTCCGGGTCGATTCGAGCGACGTGGCCGTGCGCGGCTCGGGCTTGGCGCCGAGATCGGGCACGCAACCGGCGAGCAGAGCGGCAGACGAGGCCGCCAGTGTGAGGTGGACGAGACGCATGGTAATGCCTGATACTATCTGGTATCATTGCCCCCTGATCCTGCGCGCTGCGATTGTCAATTGAAATGATACCAGTCAGTATTGCCGCCCATTCGACCCTCGCCTCGTGCGAGCCCGACGGCCGCGCGTTGCGCCGCCAAGCCTTCGTCGATGCCGCCCGCGACGCGTTTTTCGCGCGGGGATATGGCGAGACGACGATGTCGTCGATCGCGGCCGCCGTGGGTGGATCGAAGACCACCTTGTGGTCCTACTTCCCCTCCAAGGAAGAGTTGTTCGCCGCCGTCGTGGACGATATCGGCAAGCATTTCAGCCCCGCGCTGACGGTGGAGCTGCCGCTGGGCGCGCCGGTCCGCGCGACGCTGCAGAACTTCGCGACGGCGATGTTGCGGACGATCCTGTCGCCCCCGATCATCGCGCTGCACCGCGTCGTGACCGGCGAGGCGCAACGCTTTCCGGAACTGGGCGCGCTGTTCTACGAGCGCGGGCCGCGGCGCGGCAAGGAACGCCTGGCGGCGTTCATCGCCGATGCCATGGCCGAGGGACGGTTGCGGCAGGGCGACCCGATGGTGGCCGCGTGGCAATTCTCCGCCTTGTGCCAGTCGGGTTGTTTTCAGGAGATCCTGCTCGCGATCCAGAACGTGGCGAGCGAGGAGCGGATCGCGAAGGACATCGACGCCGCGATCGACACCTTCATGCGAGCGTGGACGGCAGAATGATCGTGTCGATCGCCTGCGCCACGCCATCCTCGTCATTGCCGGCCGTCACCTTGTCGGCCTTGGCGCGGACGTCGGCCGGGCCCTGCCCCATCGCGATCGACAGGCCCGCGCGCGCGAACATCGGCACGTCGTTGGCCTGATCGCCGATCGCACAGGTGGCGGACAGCGGCGTGCCCATCGCCTCGGCCAGCAGCGAGATCCCGTCGCCCTTGTTCGCCGCGCGCGCGGTCACGTCGAGATAATAGGTCTGCGACTGCATGATCGTCGCCCGGTCCGCGAACGGCCGGGCCTTGTCGTTCAAGCCGCGCAACAGATCGGCATCGTCGCTGACGAAGGTGATCTTGTCGGCGCGATCGTAGAGTTCGGTAAAGTCGCCGGTGACGATCGGCGCCTGGTTGGAGGCGATACGTTCGTGCGTGACATGCACGCCTTGATCGGTGCTGGCATACCATCTGTCGTCGGCGAACACCCAGACATCCACCGCCGCGCCTTCGGCAAGATCGAACATGCCCTCGACCACCTCGCGGTCGATGAAATGCTGGCAGACGATCGTGCCGTCACGCTTGAAGATCGTGCCGCCATTGAACGCGCCCATCGGCGCGTCTATCGCCAACCGATCCGCGATCGGCATCATGCCGGAACGCGGCCGCGCGCTGACGATGGTGAAGCCGAGGCCCGCCGTGCGCAGGCGACCGACCGCATCGATCGTCCCCGACGTCAGTTCCTTCTTCCCATCGACCAACGTGCCATCGACGTCGGATACGACCAGCCTTATTTCGACACTCACTGGGGCATCTCGACGTGACCGCCGAAGCCGTAACGCATTGCCGAGAGCAGTTTGTCGCCGAACGTATGCTCCACCCGGCTGCGATAGCGCGCGAACAAGGCGGCGGTGAGCACGTTGGCCGGCACCTTCTCCTCCATCGCCGCGTCGATCGTCCACTGGCCCTCGCCCGAATCGGCGACATTGCCGCTGAATGCTTGGAGCTCCATGTCCTTGGCGAGCGCGATGGCGGAGAGGTCGAGCAGCCATGACGAGATCACGCTGCCGCGCCGCCAGACCTCGGCGATGTCGGTCAGGTTGAGATCGAAACGTTCGTCCTCCGGCAGCTTGTCGGATGCCTTGCCCTTCAGGATGTCGAAGCCTTCGGCATAGGCCTGCATCAGGCCGTATTCGATGCCATTATGCACCATCTTCACGAAATGGCCCGCGCCGGCAGGCCCGGCATGGATATAGCCCTGCTCGGCGCGGGGATCGTCACCATCGGGACGGCCCGGCGTGCGCGTGATCGTGCCGGCACCGGGGGCGAGCGCGGCGAGCATCGGATCGACATGGTCGACCGCATCCTTGTCGCCACCGACCATCATGCAATAGCCGCGCTCCAGGCCCCAGACGCCCCCGGACGTGCCGACGTCGATATAGCGGATGCCCTTTTCGGCGAGCGTCTTAGCGCGGCGGATATCGTCCTTGTAAAAGCTGTTGCCTCCGTCGATCACGATGTCGCCTTCGCCGCACAGCCCAGAAATGGTGGCGATGGTCTGCTCTGTGATCTCGCCGGCGGGTAGCATCGACCAGAAGATCGCAGGACTATCCAGCTTGACCTTCATGTCCTCAAGGCCCGAGGCGGCGATCGCGCCATCGGCCACCAGCGCGTCGATCGCCTTCTGGTCGCGGTCGAACACCACCGTCTCGTGGCCTGCGCGCATCAGCCGTCGAGCGATGTTGCCACCCATGCGGCCGAGGCCGATGATACCGATCTTCATTGGGACTGTCCTTCGATCACGTGCCGAACCGACTTCTCCGGAACAGGCCGCAGCCCGATCGGAAAGGTCATGGTAACGCAGTACGGTCCGCCGCCACGATCGTTCCGCGACTGCGCCCCGGCCTCAGCCGGGGAGGCGCAAAAGCCTTACGCAGCTTCAGCCGGATGCTTCGCCGCGATCGCGCCGAGCAGATCGTCGAACGCCTTGGAAAAACTCGCCACACCTTCTTCGACGAGCGTATCCGTGACGCCCTTGAGGTCGAGCCCCAGGCTTTCCTGATCCGCGAGCACCTTGCGCGCGCCCTCGACATCCGAGGAGAGCGTATCGCCCACCGTTCCGCGTTCGCGAAACGCGTCGAGCGTCTTGGGCGGCACGGTGTTGACCGTGTCCTTGCCGATCAGCGTGTCGAGATACAGCGTGTCGGGATAATCCGGGTTCTTGGTACCGGTCGAAGCCCAGAGCAACCGCTGCACTTGAGCGCCCTTGGCAGCGAGCGCCTGCCAGCGATCGGACGCGATGAATTCCTCGTACCAGGCATAGGCCAGCTTGGCGTTGGCGATGGCAACCTTGCCTTTGAGCGCCTTGGCCGCGTCACCGCCGGTGCCCGCATCGATCTTGTCGTCGATCTTGCTGTCGATGCGGCTGACGAAGAAACTGGCGACGCTGGCGATCCGGTCGATCGCCTCACCGCGCGCGGCGCGCTTTTCAAGGCCCTCGGTGTAAGCGAGTGCGACCGCCTTGTACGCGTCGATCGAGAACAGCAACGTCACGTTGACGTTGATGCCGGCGTCGATCGTCGCGGCGATCGCGGGCACGCCGGCGGGCGTACCGGGGATCTTGATCATCAGGTTCGGGCGATCGA contains:
- a CDS encoding TetR/AcrR family transcriptional regulator, which codes for MIPVSIAAHSTLASCEPDGRALRRQAFVDAARDAFFARGYGETTMSSIAAAVGGSKTTLWSYFPSKEELFAAVVDDIGKHFSPALTVELPLGAPVRATLQNFATAMLRTILSPPIIALHRVVTGEAQRFPELGALFYERGPRRGKERLAAFIADAMAEGRLRQGDPMVAAWQFSALCQSGCFQEILLAIQNVASEERIAKDIDAAIDTFMRAWTAE
- a CDS encoding efflux RND transporter periplasmic adaptor subunit, whose translation is MADADAHAQPEADTTQRNDDHPAPPTAGKRRKLLTILAIVVAAAACLWAIWYFVFDVGRVHTDNAYVGADSAQITSLVSGPVTEVRVGGTQAVKKGDILVVIDSADAKIDLATAQAALLQAQQKYGQTAALAGSARSKVTSRGADIAQARAKLADANAMLARTKIDLDRRQQLVGSGAASAEELTTARAAYQSALASRQLAQAGVTSAIATQNSAGDDAAASEALVRGTTIDTSPDVASARARLDKAKLDLERTVIRAPVDGIVTNRQVQVGQRIAAGAPIMTIVPIATAYVDANYKESQLRDVRIGQPAELTSDYYGGDVVFHGHVTGFSGGTGAAFSLIPAQNATGNWVKVVQRLPVRITIDPKDLQAHPLRVGLTMDAVIDTRGK
- the gnd gene encoding phosphogluconate dehydrogenase (NAD(+)-dependent, decarboxylating) encodes the protein MKIGIIGLGRMGGNIARRLMRAGHETVVFDRDQKAIDALVADGAIAASGLEDMKVKLDSPAIFWSMLPAGEITEQTIATISGLCGEGDIVIDGGNSFYKDDIRRAKTLAEKGIRYIDVGTSGGVWGLERGYCMMVGGDKDAVDHVDPMLAALAPGAGTITRTPGRPDGDDPRAEQGYIHAGPAGAGHFVKMVHNGIEYGLMQAYAEGFDILKGKASDKLPEDERFDLNLTDIAEVWRRGSVISSWLLDLSAIALAKDMELQAFSGNVADSGEGQWTIDAAMEEKVPANVLTAALFARYRSRVEHTFGDKLLSAMRYGFGGHVEMPQ
- the tal gene encoding transaldolase, coding for MGRLNDLAARGQAVWLDFVDRKFLAEGGLQKLVEEDGLTGVTSNPSIFEKAMGHGDAYDFALAEFDKANPDASTMARYEHLAIQDIRAAADTLRPVYDRLEAKDGYVSLEVSPYLANDTDATIAEAAKLWAEVDRPNLMIKIPGTPAGVPAIAATIDAGINVNVTLLFSIDAYKAVALAYTEGLEKRAARGEAIDRIASVASFFVSRIDSKIDDKIDAGTGGDAAKALKGKVAIANAKLAYAWYEEFIASDRWQALAAKGAQVQRLLWASTGTKNPDYPDTLYLDTLIGKDTVNTVPPKTLDAFRERGTVGDTLSSDVEGARKVLADQESLGLDLKGVTDTLVEEGVASFSKAFDDLLGAIAAKHPAEAA
- a CDS encoding efflux transporter outer membrane subunit; its protein translation is MRLVHLTLAASSAALLAGCVPDLGAKPEPRTATSLESTRSLAPTQGATRDWPAAAWWSGFGDPQLNALIEEALKASPDVAAAVARIDAADALARQSRSALSPSLSADGLVGGNKQSKNLGIPPEFVPDGIQDTGRLTGTANFNLDLWGKNRAALAAATSEAQAARVDADQARLMLSTNIAAAYAELAQYHAERDVAIEALRVRDASARLTTQRVDVGVDAVGSQRQAESRVPAARADIAALDEAIVLTKNRIAALVGAGPDRGLGIARPTISAAAIGVPDRAGIDLVGRRPDVVAARLRADAAAKRIKVARADFYPNISLSAIVGLQSLGLGRLFEGNSSYGSAGPAFSLPIFDGGRIEGRYVQARADYDGAVATYDRTLIAALHEVADAVASQRALDRRLAEQRTSLAAAADASRIAALRYTGGLSTQLTVLTADDYQLTARRAVADLEARRIALDVALIRALGGGYTYTETK
- a CDS encoding Cof-type HAD-IIB family hydrolase, which translates into the protein MSVEIRLVVSDVDGTLVDGKKELTSGTIDAVGRLRTAGLGFTIVSARPRSGMMPIADRLAIDAPMGAFNGGTIFKRDGTIVCQHFIDREVVEGMFDLAEGAAVDVWVFADDRWYASTDQGVHVTHERIASNQAPIVTGDFTELYDRADKITFVSDDADLLRGLNDKARPFADRATIMQSQTYYLDVTARAANKGDGISLLAEAMGTPLSATCAIGDQANDVPMFARAGLSIAMGQGPADVRAKADKVTAGNDEDGVAQAIDTIILPSTLA
- a CDS encoding DHA2 family efflux MFS transporter permease subunit, with protein sequence MADAASEPTPLTGGKLLLGGIALALANFVVVLDTTIANVSVPHIAGGLAISPTQGTWVITSYSVADAISVPLTGWLAARFGTVRWFVMSLIGFGIFSMLCGLSNSLPMLVVFRICQGLSGGPLMPLSQMLLLRIFPREKAGAAMGLWAMTTVCAPIAGPILGGMISDNWTWPWIFFINIPVVCFCIFAVSRMVAPFETKTAKVGIDVIGLVLMVIWVGAFQLMLDTGREHDWFSSPFVVAMAIIAAIGLPAFIIWELGEKNPIVDIKVFRHRGFTAGTIAIALGFGAFFASVVLTPLWLQQVVGYTATEAGYTTAFVGVFAVAMSPVAARLVGKVDLRITVCGGILWLGVMSLLRAGWSTDSDFFHLALPQLLQGIGMPFFFVGLTALALSSVKPSETTSAAGIMSFVRTLCGAIGTATATTAWDNASRVSRSDMVPSMNGVAATMEQLQAKGLGTEQARGAIDRLVEAQSSTVGATHVFTLAFVVFLIAAAFVWLAPKPKGKVEMGAAH